The proteins below come from a single Streptomyces spongiicola genomic window:
- a CDS encoding DUF6571 family protein codes for MDLETLRFARFGLLEESVADWTTLTGKLAILKRDADDGLRKQANQANWTGENEKISKQFIGRTAGEFADAHAQAVSIRNILRDTCGELKDYQARLNDAIARGLERNLTVVSTAGGGFTVSMNIHPDRAARGTSLPSHTDADVTALRDEVQRILDGATQSDSSATRVLTALVDQSKLGFSDVDYADRDTAADALRQADALAQLAKKNPEALTVEQFDRLNAGLRRFAGDALFAERFAANLGGKGTLEFWADLNRPMANPELMHERREQMAGLQRSFGLTLATASQSDTTAMETWRRDVVALTDRPLEKHGGMPFGGQIMSNLMRWGDYDDKFLHEFGNKLVAAEKKLTHNGGHAAWQPLGIDPQLNHTGTDTGWDPMTGYFKALANNPDAATDFFGATFLAKDEDHDFKVDGKDDRRSLSNFEYFFEERDWPHDYDEAREESIAGRNNLAMALEAATTGHPAGEMPTADLPPHSNVQAKLMSDIVASVAENPKRLTDNGYMSDSIGQIASEYLPDINRAIADDPHGSTDKLFPLAGTQADLHHRDVSSFLVTVGQNPQGYAAIEVGQKAYMADLMDYHLNPDLPADQRYPHSAQDTVEAITRRSGEVSGTLSIGVQEAVLGPAAKEAKEFSDSVAQQKNAWSGAVGTGIGAGVSFIATPVGGAVVGGAATTVSGMLLEHIFQQSETDVLNDAGQEAGSLWETSREQSAEHGQMAAADAAKAHGLSNPDRAADWALKGRDDGFSDAAANVRHMSDHLTTEVPAE; via the coding sequence ATGGATCTCGAGACTCTGCGTTTCGCCAGGTTCGGCCTGCTCGAAGAATCCGTCGCCGACTGGACGACCCTGACGGGCAAGCTCGCGATCTTGAAGAGGGACGCCGACGACGGGCTGCGCAAACAGGCGAACCAGGCGAACTGGACCGGTGAGAACGAGAAGATCTCCAAGCAGTTCATCGGAAGAACGGCAGGCGAGTTCGCGGACGCCCACGCCCAGGCCGTGTCGATCCGCAACATCCTGAGGGACACCTGCGGCGAGCTGAAGGACTACCAGGCCAGACTGAACGACGCGATCGCGCGCGGGCTCGAGAGGAACCTCACCGTCGTCTCCACAGCGGGCGGCGGCTTCACGGTGAGCATGAACATCCATCCCGACCGGGCCGCGCGGGGGACGAGCCTCCCCTCTCACACCGACGCGGATGTGACCGCCCTGCGGGATGAGGTGCAGAGAATCCTCGACGGCGCGACCCAGAGCGACAGTTCCGCGACCAGGGTCCTGACGGCACTCGTCGACCAGAGCAAGCTCGGCTTCTCCGACGTCGACTATGCCGACCGGGACACTGCCGCTGACGCGCTCAGACAAGCAGACGCTCTGGCGCAGCTGGCGAAGAAGAACCCCGAGGCGCTCACGGTCGAGCAGTTCGACCGGCTGAACGCCGGCCTCAGGAGATTCGCCGGCGACGCCCTGTTCGCCGAGCGGTTCGCCGCAAACCTCGGCGGCAAGGGAACCCTGGAGTTCTGGGCCGATCTGAACAGGCCCATGGCCAATCCGGAACTCATGCATGAGCGGCGCGAGCAGATGGCCGGCCTCCAGAGAAGCTTCGGCCTCACGCTGGCCACGGCCAGCCAAAGTGACACGACCGCCATGGAGACATGGAGGCGGGATGTCGTAGCCCTCACCGACAGGCCGTTGGAGAAGCACGGCGGAATGCCTTTCGGCGGTCAGATCATGAGCAACCTCATGCGGTGGGGCGACTACGACGACAAGTTCCTGCACGAGTTCGGCAACAAGCTCGTCGCCGCGGAGAAGAAGCTCACACACAACGGTGGCCATGCCGCCTGGCAGCCCCTCGGCATTGATCCGCAGCTGAACCACACGGGAACCGATACCGGCTGGGACCCGATGACCGGCTACTTCAAGGCGCTTGCCAACAACCCCGACGCAGCCACCGATTTCTTCGGCGCCACCTTCCTCGCGAAGGACGAGGACCACGACTTCAAGGTGGACGGCAAGGACGACCGGCGCTCTCTGAGCAACTTCGAATACTTCTTCGAGGAGCGCGACTGGCCCCACGACTACGACGAGGCTCGCGAGGAGAGCATCGCAGGACGGAACAACCTGGCGATGGCGCTGGAAGCCGCGACGACCGGCCATCCGGCGGGCGAGATGCCGACCGCCGACCTCCCACCGCACTCGAATGTACAGGCCAAACTTATGTCGGACATCGTCGCCTCTGTTGCGGAGAACCCCAAACGACTCACAGACAACGGCTATATGTCCGACAGTATCGGGCAGATCGCCTCGGAATACCTGCCCGACATCAACCGTGCGATCGCGGACGACCCGCACGGGAGCACTGACAAGCTGTTCCCTCTGGCGGGCACCCAAGCCGATCTCCATCATAGGGACGTCTCGTCGTTCCTCGTGACCGTGGGTCAGAATCCTCAAGGATACGCTGCTATCGAAGTGGGCCAAAAGGCCTACATGGCTGACCTCATGGACTACCACCTCAATCCGGACCTCCCGGCGGACCAGCGCTATCCGCACTCGGCCCAGGACACGGTTGAGGCGATCACCCGTCGTTCGGGTGAGGTGAGCGGCACGCTCTCAATCGGCGTACAAGAAGCCGTGCTGGGACCAGCCGCCAAGGAGGCCAAAGAGTTCTCGGACTCGGTCGCGCAGCAGAAGAACGCGTGGTCCGGGGCCGTGGGAACGGGCATCGGAGCCGGTGTGAGTTTCATCGCCACACCGGTGGGCGGTGCCGTGGTCGGCGGTGCCGCGACTACCGTCAGCGGCATGCTCCTCGAGCACATCTTTCAGCAGTCTGAGACCGATGTCCTGAACGATGCCGGCCAAGAGGCGGGCAGTCTATGGGAGACGAGTAGGGAGCAGAGCGCGGAGCACGGACAAATGGCAGCCGCCGACGCGGCCAAGGCTCATGGTCTCTCCAATCCTGACCGAGCGGCTGATTGGGCCCTGAAGGGCCGCGACGACGGATTCTCGGATGCCGCCGCAAACGTCAGACACATGTCAGACCATCTGACCACGGAGGTTCCCGCAGAATGA
- the eccCa gene encoding type VII secretion protein EccCa: MSQIVVKRPPRVLPSEVPGEPVQLQPPPELPRGQQEGALVQLLPMLGMGGSVVFFFMTPNPVMRIMGMVMIASTVAMAIAMLVRYRRGTQGELAGLRRDYLKYLTQTRRTVLRTARAQRDAQFYLHPSPEQLWALVAEGSRVWERRVADEDFGQVRIGLGSQQLATPLVAPDTAPVDELEPLTAGAMQKFITAHGTLDGLPMALSLRAFYHLTVSGEPESVRSAARAVIGSLASLHSPEDLVVAIAAEPAAAGHWEWAKWLPHVQAQGPGDGAGSRRLITTDARDLQDMLASRLEGRPRFQGPRNPLLDQPHLVVVLDGRSVPPMSPLAAAEGLQGVTLVEVVPGDMATPRGGLSVVVHPDSLRLESGHGLVYDGAPDRLSIEAAEALARQLAPLRVALGGNDDEPLLANLEFTELLGIGDAASVDVGRSWRPRSQAERLRVPIGVGEDGSPVMLDLKEAAQEGMGPHGLCVGATGSGKSELLRTLVLGLAVTHSSETLNFVLADFKGGATFAGMSRMPHVAAVITNLADDLTLVDRMGDSIRGELNRRQELLRDAGNHANIHDYEKARAAGAPLQPIPSLVLVIDEFSELLTAKPDFIEMFVQIGRIGRSLGVHLLLASQRLEEGRLRGLETYLSYRVGLRTFSAAESRAAIGVPDAYHLPNVPGSGYLKFGTDEMVRFKAAYVSGAYRADGQHAVAPGGPLPVDRRPVPFTAAPVPLRYVESAARAAVPEAREPEDDALADSVLDVVVRRLEGRGAQAHRVWLPPLDNPPPLDELLPGLSPVEGRGLTQPGFEGAGRLVVPLGVVDKPYEQRRDTLYRDFSGAAGHMQIIGGPQSGKSTLLRTIVSGFALTHTPHEVQFYGLDFGGGGLSAVAGLPHVGGVASRLDPEKVRRTVAEVHGIMTRREEYFRSTGVDSVATYRRLRARGEISVAEQPWGDVFLVVDGWGNFRSDHEGLEPAVVDMAVRGLGYGIHVILTASRSMDVRSNIKDQLMNRLELRLGDTMDSELDRRAAVNVPTGVPGRGLTPEKLHFMAAVPRIDGINSDSDLSEATTAMVREASRHWTGATAPKVRLLPRELPSHRLPAGSAEPRRGVSFAIDENDLEPVFADFDRDPFFLVFGESESGKSNLLRLLVKQLTERYDGDAAKFFVIDNRRALLDATPASHLAEYVPMSNNMEHHVDALADLMQRRAPSAEVTARQLRDRSWWQGPDVFVVVDDYDLVSTSSGNPLGRLTEQLPFARDVGVRFVIARNSAGASRAAYEPFLQRMMELGAQGLLLSGDPAEGEVLGARMRPMPPGRGIFVTRQRGKPLVQTGLMPDVLGEAR; encoded by the coding sequence GTGAGCCAGATCGTCGTCAAGCGCCCACCACGGGTCCTGCCGTCCGAAGTGCCCGGCGAACCGGTGCAGCTGCAACCACCGCCCGAGCTGCCGAGAGGTCAGCAGGAGGGCGCCCTCGTGCAGTTGCTGCCGATGCTCGGCATGGGGGGTTCCGTCGTCTTCTTCTTCATGACGCCGAACCCCGTCATGCGGATCATGGGCATGGTGATGATCGCGTCCACCGTCGCCATGGCGATCGCCATGCTGGTGCGCTACCGGCGGGGCACCCAGGGAGAACTCGCCGGGCTGCGCCGCGACTACCTCAAGTACCTGACGCAGACCCGGCGTACGGTACTCCGGACCGCCCGGGCGCAGCGCGACGCCCAGTTCTACCTGCACCCGTCGCCCGAACAGCTGTGGGCGCTGGTGGCCGAGGGGAGCCGGGTGTGGGAGCGCCGGGTCGCCGACGAGGACTTCGGGCAGGTGCGCATCGGGCTCGGCAGCCAGCAGCTGGCGACCCCCCTGGTGGCGCCCGACACGGCGCCCGTCGACGAACTGGAGCCGCTGACCGCGGGCGCGATGCAGAAGTTCATCACGGCCCACGGCACGCTCGACGGCCTGCCGATGGCGCTCTCCCTGCGGGCCTTCTACCACCTGACGGTGAGCGGCGAGCCGGAGTCGGTCCGGTCCGCCGCGCGGGCCGTGATCGGTTCGCTCGCCTCGCTCCACTCCCCCGAGGACCTGGTCGTCGCGATCGCGGCCGAGCCCGCCGCCGCGGGGCACTGGGAGTGGGCGAAGTGGCTGCCGCACGTGCAGGCGCAGGGCCCGGGCGACGGCGCGGGAAGCCGGCGCCTGATCACCACCGACGCCCGCGACCTTCAGGACATGCTCGCGAGCCGCCTCGAGGGGCGCCCGCGCTTCCAGGGCCCCCGGAACCCGCTGCTCGACCAGCCCCACCTCGTCGTCGTACTCGACGGCCGGTCCGTGCCGCCGATGTCGCCGCTCGCCGCAGCCGAAGGCCTCCAGGGCGTGACGCTGGTCGAGGTCGTCCCCGGCGACATGGCGACCCCGCGCGGCGGACTGTCCGTGGTGGTGCACCCGGACTCCCTGCGCCTGGAGTCGGGGCACGGCCTGGTGTACGACGGCGCACCGGACCGGCTGAGCATCGAGGCAGCCGAGGCCCTCGCACGGCAGCTGGCGCCGCTGCGCGTCGCCTTGGGCGGCAACGACGACGAACCGCTGCTGGCCAACCTCGAGTTCACCGAGCTGCTCGGCATCGGCGACGCCGCCTCCGTGGACGTCGGCCGCAGCTGGCGGCCCCGCTCGCAGGCCGAGCGGCTCCGGGTGCCGATCGGTGTGGGCGAGGACGGCTCGCCGGTCATGCTCGACCTCAAGGAGGCCGCGCAGGAGGGCATGGGCCCGCACGGCCTGTGCGTCGGGGCGACCGGGTCCGGCAAGTCCGAGCTGCTGCGCACCCTGGTGCTCGGACTCGCGGTGACCCACTCCTCGGAGACGCTCAACTTCGTCCTCGCGGACTTCAAGGGCGGCGCGACCTTCGCCGGGATGTCGCGGATGCCGCACGTCGCGGCCGTGATCACCAACCTGGCGGACGACCTCACCCTGGTCGACCGGATGGGCGACTCCATCCGCGGCGAGCTGAACCGCCGTCAGGAGCTGCTCCGTGACGCCGGAAACCACGCCAACATCCACGACTACGAGAAGGCACGGGCGGCGGGTGCCCCGCTGCAGCCCATCCCGTCGCTGGTGCTCGTCATCGACGAGTTCAGCGAACTGCTGACCGCCAAGCCGGACTTCATCGAGATGTTCGTGCAGATCGGCCGCATCGGCCGGTCCCTCGGGGTCCATCTGCTGCTGGCCTCGCAGCGCCTGGAGGAGGGGAGGCTGCGCGGACTGGAGACGTATCTGTCGTACCGGGTCGGTCTGCGCACGTTCTCGGCTGCCGAGTCACGCGCGGCGATCGGCGTACCCGACGCGTACCACCTGCCCAACGTCCCGGGTTCCGGCTATCTGAAGTTCGGCACCGACGAGATGGTGCGGTTCAAGGCGGCCTACGTCTCCGGGGCGTACCGGGCGGACGGGCAGCACGCGGTCGCACCGGGCGGCCCGCTGCCGGTGGACCGCAGGCCGGTGCCGTTCACGGCCGCACCCGTGCCGCTCCGGTACGTCGAGTCGGCGGCACGGGCCGCGGTGCCCGAGGCGCGCGAGCCCGAGGACGACGCACTCGCCGACTCGGTGCTCGACGTCGTCGTGCGGCGACTCGAGGGCCGTGGCGCCCAGGCCCACCGGGTATGGCTGCCGCCGCTGGACAACCCACCGCCGCTGGACGAGCTCCTGCCCGGTCTGTCGCCGGTGGAGGGCCGGGGGCTGACGCAGCCGGGATTCGAGGGCGCCGGGCGCCTCGTCGTTCCGCTCGGTGTCGTCGACAAGCCGTACGAGCAGCGCCGGGACACCCTCTACCGGGACTTCTCCGGCGCGGCCGGCCATATGCAGATCATCGGCGGCCCGCAGTCCGGCAAGTCGACACTGCTGCGGACGATCGTCTCGGGCTTCGCGCTCACCCACACCCCGCACGAGGTTCAGTTCTACGGCCTCGACTTCGGCGGCGGCGGTCTGTCGGCGGTCGCGGGCCTGCCGCACGTCGGCGGTGTCGCCTCACGCCTCGACCCCGAGAAGGTCCGCCGTACGGTGGCCGAGGTCCACGGCATCATGACCCGCCGGGAGGAGTACTTCCGCAGCACCGGCGTCGACTCCGTCGCCACCTACCGCAGGCTCCGGGCGCGCGGGGAGATCTCCGTGGCGGAGCAGCCGTGGGGCGACGTGTTCCTGGTCGTCGACGGCTGGGGGAACTTCCGCTCCGACCACGAGGGGCTCGAGCCGGCGGTCGTCGACATGGCGGTGCGCGGACTGGGCTACGGGATCCATGTGATCCTCACCGCGTCCCGGTCGATGGACGTGCGGTCCAACATCAAGGACCAGCTGATGAACCGGCTGGAGTTGCGGCTCGGCGACACCATGGACTCCGAACTGGACCGCAGGGCCGCGGTGAACGTGCCCACCGGAGTGCCGGGGCGCGGTCTGACGCCGGAGAAGCTGCACTTCATGGCCGCGGTGCCGCGCATCGACGGCATCAACTCCGACAGCGACCTGTCGGAGGCGACCACCGCGATGGTGCGGGAGGCGAGCCGCCACTGGACAGGCGCGACCGCCCCGAAGGTACGCCTGCTCCCTCGCGAACTCCCGAGCCACCGGCTCCCCGCGGGATCCGCCGAGCCCCGGCGCGGTGTGTCGTTCGCGATCGACGAGAACGACCTGGAGCCCGTGTTCGCCGACTTCGACCGCGACCCGTTCTTCCTGGTGTTCGGCGAGAGCGAGTCCGGAAAGTCGAACCTGCTGCGCCTGCTGGTCAAGCAGCTGACGGAACGGTACGACGGCGACGCCGCCAAGTTCTTCGTGATCGACAACCGGCGCGCGCTGCTCGACGCCACCCCGGCCTCGCACCTGGCCGAGTACGTGCCGATGTCCAACAACATGGAACACCATGTCGACGCCCTGGCGGACCTGATGCAGCGCCGTGCGCCGTCCGCCGAGGTGACGGCACGGCAACTGCGCGACCGGAGCTGGTGGCAGGGCCCCGACGTCTTCGTGGTCGTCGACGACTACGACCTCGTGTCGACGTCGAGCGGCAACCCGCTGGGCAGACTCACCGAGCAGCTGCCCTTCGCGCGCGACGTCGGTGTCCGGTTCGTCATCGCGCGGAACTCGGCGGGAGCGAGCCGCGCGGCGTACGAGCCCTTCCTCCAGCGGATGATGGAACTCGGCGCACAGGGACTGCTGCTGTCCGGCGACCCGGCGGAGGGCGAGGTGCTCGGGGCCCGGATGCGGCCCATGCCCCCGGGGCGCGGCATCTTCGTCACCCGCCAGCGCGGGAAGCCGCTGGTGCAGACGGGGCTCATGCCGGACGTGCTCGGGGAGGCGCGGTGA
- the eccD gene encoding type VII secretion integral membrane protein EccD, giving the protein MTAPAAATGAGRPAPATPSGNGTGFCRITVVAPDGRVDVALPEDVPLADLHPEILRLSGQSPAEGAPVGYHLVRRDGTVLDGARSLLSQRILDGELLSLRPFAESLPPAVFDDVSDAVASAVARDRTLWTDGLMRGAGLAGGSVLLVLLAFVLWSADPRRDTHGLPGVLAGVAGALLLALACVRARVYTDRGSAVALGIGAMANAAVAGAGLLPVASGQGVGRLQFLLACAAVLVVSVILTAVAPGGDGPFVAFAFAAAVGTAATFVATTTGMEPSETAAVCSPLAVGALAFLPGLSTRLARLPVGFEPPRTAAGGYGADQAPRGPVDAERIAAQARRGHELLVGLVGGCALLAVGSAAVLGFSGDVWGRLLALATGVAMLMRAHLFRYTAQVGCALAAGLVSLVLLGLGLSLNPPAELLAAALRGDEAGLGVRTVWLSVAVAAAGAVVFAIGLIVPRRGVTPFWGRFLEVAETFVLLTLVPLCLAVFGVYHSIRALTS; this is encoded by the coding sequence ATGACGGCCCCAGCGGCGGCCACCGGGGCCGGCCGGCCGGCCCCCGCGACTCCGTCCGGCAACGGGACCGGCTTCTGCCGGATCACGGTCGTCGCGCCCGACGGCCGCGTGGACGTGGCGCTGCCCGAGGACGTCCCCCTCGCCGACCTCCACCCCGAGATCCTGAGGCTGTCGGGGCAGAGCCCGGCGGAGGGCGCCCCGGTCGGGTACCACCTGGTACGCCGTGACGGCACCGTGCTCGACGGCGCGCGCTCCCTCCTCTCCCAGCGCATCCTCGACGGGGAACTGCTGTCGCTGCGGCCTTTCGCCGAATCGCTGCCCCCGGCCGTCTTCGACGACGTGTCCGACGCCGTTGCGTCCGCGGTCGCCCGGGACCGCACCCTGTGGACCGACGGCCTGATGCGCGGCGCCGGACTCGCCGGCGGCTCGGTGCTGCTCGTGCTGCTCGCCTTCGTGCTGTGGTCCGCCGACCCCCGCCGCGACACCCACGGCCTGCCCGGTGTCCTGGCCGGCGTCGCCGGCGCCCTGCTGCTGGCGCTCGCGTGTGTGCGTGCCCGGGTGTACACCGACCGCGGCTCGGCCGTCGCCCTCGGTATCGGAGCGATGGCGAACGCCGCCGTGGCGGGGGCCGGGCTGCTGCCCGTGGCGTCGGGCCAGGGCGTCGGCCGGCTGCAGTTCCTGCTCGCCTGCGCCGCCGTGCTGGTGGTCTCGGTGATCCTGACGGCCGTCGCGCCCGGCGGGGACGGGCCGTTCGTCGCGTTCGCCTTCGCCGCCGCCGTCGGCACGGCCGCCACCTTCGTCGCGACCACCACCGGGATGGAGCCGTCCGAGACCGCGGCGGTGTGCTCCCCGCTAGCCGTCGGGGCCCTCGCCTTCCTGCCGGGGCTGTCCACCCGCCTCGCCCGTCTCCCCGTCGGCTTCGAGCCTCCGCGCACCGCGGCCGGCGGCTACGGCGCCGACCAGGCGCCCCGGGGCCCCGTCGACGCCGAGCGCATCGCCGCACAGGCCCGCCGGGGCCACGAACTGCTCGTCGGCCTGGTCGGCGGCTGTGCCCTGCTTGCCGTCGGCTCGGCCGCCGTGCTCGGGTTCTCCGGGGACGTCTGGGGCCGGCTGCTCGCCCTGGCCACCGGCGTCGCCATGCTGATGCGCGCCCATCTCTTCCGCTATACGGCCCAGGTCGGCTGCGCCCTCGCGGCCGGCCTGGTCTCGCTCGTCCTGCTGGGGCTCGGACTGAGTCTGAACCCGCCCGCGGAGCTCCTCGCCGCGGCCCTGAGGGGTGACGAAGCGGGCCTCGGCGTCCGGACGGTGTGGCTGTCGGTCGCGGTCGCCGCCGCCGGCGCGGTGGTATTCGCCATCGGCCTGATCGTCCCGCGCAGGGGCGTCACCCCCTTCTGGGGGCGCTTCCTGGAGGTCGCGGAGACGTTCGTGCTGCTCACGCTGGTACCGCTGTGCCTGGCGGTCTTCGGCGTGTACCACTCCATCCGGGCTCTGACGTCCTGA
- the rpsO gene encoding 30S ribosomal protein S15, translating to MSLDAATKKQIMSEFGTKEGDTGSPEVQVAMLSRRISDLTEHLKTHKHDHHSRRGLLILVGQRRRLLQYLAKKDIQRFRTLVERLGIRRGAAGAR from the coding sequence GTGTCTCTCGACGCCGCCACGAAGAAGCAGATCATGTCCGAGTTCGGCACCAAGGAGGGCGACACCGGCTCCCCCGAGGTCCAGGTCGCCATGCTCTCCCGCCGTATCTCGGACCTGACCGAGCACCTCAAGACCCACAAGCACGACCACCACTCCCGCCGTGGTCTGCTGATCCTGGTCGGCCAGCGCCGCCGCCTGCTCCAGTACCTGGCCAAGAAGGACATCCAGCGCTTCCGCACGCTGGTCGAGCGCCTGGGCATCCGCCGCGGTGCCGCGGGCGCCAGGTAG
- a CDS encoding polyribonucleotide nucleotidyltransferase produces MENETHYAEAVIDNGSFGTRTIRFETGRLAKQAAGSAVAYLDDDTMVLSATTASKHPKDQLDFFPLTVDVEERMYAAGKIPGSFFRREGRPSEDAILTCRLIDRPLRPSFRKGLRNEIQIVETIMALNPDHLYDVVAINAASCSTQLAGLPFSGPIGGTRVALIDGRWVAFPTHSELENAVFDMVVAGRVLEDGDVAIMMVEAEATEKTVELVKGGAEAPTEEVVAAGLEAAKPFIKVLCKAQADLAAKAAKPTGEFPVFLEYQDDVLEALTAAVRSELTQALTVAGKQEREAELDRVKALAAEKLLPEFEGREKEISAAYRSLTKSLVRERVIKEKKRIDGRGVTDIRTLAAEVEAIPRVHGSALFERGETQILGVTTLNMLRMEQQLDTLSPVTRKRYMHNYNFPPYSVGETGRVGSPKRREIGHGALAERAIVPVLPSREEFPYAIRQVSEALGSNGSTSMGSVCASTMSLLNAGVPLKAPVAGIAMGLISQEIDGQTHYVALTDILGAEDAFGDMDFKVAGTKEFVTALQLDTKLDGIPASVLAAALKQARDARLHILDVMMEAIDTPDEMSPNAPRIITVKIPVDKIGEVIGPKGKMINQIQEDTGAEITIEDDGTIYIGAADGPAAEAARATINGIANPTMPEVGERYLGTVVKTTTFGAFVSLLPGKDGLLHISQIRKLAGGKRVENVEDVLAVGAKVQVEIAEIDQRGKLSLIPVVADEDGADEGEKKDDTDK; encoded by the coding sequence GTGGAGAACGAGACCCACTACGCCGAGGCCGTCATCGACAACGGCTCCTTCGGCACCCGTACGATCCGCTTCGAGACGGGCCGCCTGGCCAAGCAGGCCGCCGGCTCCGCCGTCGCGTACCTGGACGACGACACCATGGTGCTGTCGGCCACCACCGCGTCCAAGCACCCCAAGGACCAGCTGGACTTCTTCCCCCTGACGGTCGACGTCGAGGAGCGGATGTACGCCGCGGGCAAGATCCCCGGCTCCTTCTTCCGCCGCGAGGGCCGGCCGTCCGAGGACGCGATCCTGACCTGCCGCCTGATCGACCGGCCGCTGCGCCCGTCCTTCAGGAAGGGCCTGCGCAACGAGATCCAGATCGTCGAGACGATCATGGCGCTCAACCCCGACCACCTGTACGACGTGGTCGCGATCAACGCCGCCTCCTGCTCCACGCAGCTGGCCGGCCTTCCCTTCTCCGGCCCGATCGGCGGCACCCGCGTCGCGCTGATCGACGGCCGGTGGGTCGCCTTCCCGACCCATTCGGAGCTGGAGAACGCCGTGTTCGACATGGTGGTCGCCGGGCGCGTCCTGGAGGACGGCGACGTCGCGATCATGATGGTCGAGGCCGAGGCCACCGAGAAGACGGTGGAGCTGGTCAAGGGCGGCGCCGAGGCGCCGACCGAGGAGGTCGTCGCCGCCGGCCTCGAGGCCGCGAAGCCCTTCATCAAGGTCCTGTGCAAGGCCCAGGCGGACCTCGCCGCGAAGGCCGCCAAGCCGACCGGTGAGTTCCCCGTCTTCCTCGAGTACCAGGACGACGTCTTGGAGGCCCTCACCGCCGCGGTCAGGAGCGAGCTCACCCAGGCGCTCACCGTCGCCGGCAAGCAGGAGCGCGAAGCCGAGCTGGACCGCGTGAAGGCGCTCGCCGCCGAGAAGCTCCTGCCGGAGTTCGAGGGCCGCGAGAAGGAGATCTCCGCCGCGTACCGCTCGCTGACCAAGTCCCTGGTCCGTGAGCGCGTCATCAAGGAGAAGAAGCGCATCGACGGCCGAGGCGTGACGGACATCCGCACGCTCGCCGCCGAGGTCGAGGCCATCCCGAGGGTGCACGGCTCGGCCCTGTTCGAGCGCGGTGAGACCCAGATCCTGGGCGTCACCACCCTCAACATGCTCCGCATGGAGCAGCAGCTGGACACCCTTTCCCCGGTGACCCGCAAGCGCTACATGCACAACTACAACTTCCCGCCGTACTCCGTCGGCGAGACGGGCCGCGTGGGCTCCCCGAAGCGCCGCGAGATCGGCCACGGCGCCCTCGCCGAGCGCGCCATCGTGCCGGTGCTCCCGAGCCGCGAGGAGTTCCCTTACGCGATCCGCCAGGTGTCCGAGGCCCTCGGCTCCAACGGCTCGACGTCCATGGGCTCCGTCTGCGCCTCCACCATGTCGCTGCTGAACGCCGGTGTGCCGCTGAAGGCCCCGGTCGCCGGGATCGCCATGGGCCTGATCTCCCAGGAGATCGACGGCCAGACGCACTACGTCGCCCTCACCGACATCCTCGGCGCGGAGGACGCCTTCGGCGACATGGACTTCAAGGTGGCCGGCACCAAGGAGTTCGTCACCGCCCTCCAGCTCGACACCAAGCTGGACGGCATCCCGGCCTCCGTCCTGGCCGCGGCCCTGAAGCAGGCCCGTGACGCGCGCCTCCACATCCTCGACGTGATGATGGAAGCGATCGACACCCCGGACGAGATGTCCCCGAACGCCCCGCGGATCATCACCGTGAAGATCCCCGTGGACAAGATCGGCGAGGTCATCGGCCCCAAGGGCAAGATGATCAACCAGATCCAGGAGGACACCGGCGCCGAGATCACGATCGAGGACGACGGCACCATCTACATCGGTGCCGCCGACGGACCGGCCGCAGAGGCCGCCCGCGCCACGATCAACGGCATCGCCAACCCGACCATGCCGGAGGTCGGCGAGCGCTACCTGGGCACGGTCGTCAAGACCACCACCTTCGGCGCGTTCGTCTCCCTGCTCCCGGGCAAGGACGGCCTGCTGCACATCTCGCAGATCCGCAAGCTGGCCGGCGGCAAGCGCGTGGAGAACGTCGAGGACGTGCTCGCGGTGGGCGCCAAGGTCCAGGTCGAGATCGCCGAGATCGACCAGCGCGGCAAGCTGTCCCTCATCCCCGTGGTCGCGGACGAGGACGGCGCCGACGAGGGCGAGAAGAAGGACGACACCGACAAGTGA